Below is a genomic region from Methanophagales archaeon.
CACAGCACGAGCTGGTGAGAAGGGTGAAGAGGGAGTTTGATATCCTGGAGGTTACTATTGCGAACAGGGACGAGATCGCAACCATGGCGATGGATAAGCTTAAGGCTTGTTTGATTCCCCATTCCTGATTGATATGGTATAAACTATAAACTATAAACATAAACACTTGAATTTGAATTGGATAGATACAACGCCGATGGATACGGAGATGGAGATACAACTTCCGGTGAGATATAAGAGTGGATGTAAGTGCATAGACGAGCTGCTGGGTGGTGGCTTTGAATCAGGAACAGTGACCCAGTTATACGGTGAGGCGGGTAGTGGTAAGACGAATATATGCCTTCAGACCGCGATAGAATGTGCAAGAATGGGAAAGACGGTGATTTTTATAGACAGTGAGGGCTTCTCACCTGAGAGATTTATACAGATTGCGAGGAGTGTTTCGGACGAGCGTGATATAGAGAGTATAGCGCGCCGAATAATAATATACGAGCCACAGAGCTTTGAGCAGCAGACAGCATGCATAAAAGAGGTAGAGGGTGTAATAGAGGAGAAAAAGAATGTAGCGCTTGTAATCCTGGATTC
It encodes:
- the radB gene encoding DNA repair and recombination protein RadB, producing the protein MDTEMEIQLPVRYKSGCKCIDELLGGGFESGTVTQLYGEAGSGKTNICLQTAIECARMGKTVIFIDSEGFSPERFIQIARSVSDERDIESIARRIIIYEPQSFEQQTACIKEVEGVIEEKKNVALVILDSATLFYRLELDEERSMYLRRVLANQIEQLLMLARRYDLAVIITNQVYSDIEEGKGKLRPSGGYALEHLSKVIVQLEKSPQGGGKRRATIKKHRSMPEDITCEFFITGGGVE